The genomic stretch CGAAGGCTTGGTCGCGATAGCATTGCTGCTAGGTGGTGGTTTGGCCGCGGCGCAGGCCATGGCGGTGACAACCGGCTTCCCGTTCACTATCGTCTTGTTGATCGCGACAATATCGCTGATTAAAGGCCTGATGAGTGAACCACGGGTTAAGAAAGCCAAATAGCGGTTTACTTTAAACGACAATGGGCAGGCTCCGTGACCGAGTTTGTGTAACGGAGCCACTCATTGATAAAGAGACACAGATACGAAAAAAGCCTCGCAGTCTTCACTGCGAGGCTTTTTATATGAGCACTAAACGCTAACGGCAGAGCATCAGGCCTTGTTCTGGCCCAGCAATTCCTGCGCTTGCGGCTGTGTCATCGTAATATGCAGCTCGCGCTGCGGAAAAGGAATGGTCATGCCTGCTTCCTCAATCTTACCTTTCACCTGGCGCTGAATGCTCCAGTAAGTTTCCCAATATTTATCTGTGGTACACCAGGCACGTAATTGCAGATTCACTGAGCTGTCCGCCAGCATCTGAACCATCACCTGAGGTTTCGGATCCAGCATGACCGCTTCATGGCTGAGCGCTAAATCCTGAAGCACTTTCAGGCCGGTTTCAATGGAATCCTCGTAAGAGATACCCACCACAATTTCCATACGACGACGGCCATTTCGGCTGAAGTTACGAATAGTTGCGTTCCAGACAGTGCGGTTCGGGCTGGAAATATACAGGCCGTCACCGGTTTCAAATACTGAGGTAAACAGACCGATATCTTTTACCGTACCGCTGTAACCGGCAAACTCAACGAATTCACCTTTTTTAATCGGTTTCAGGAACAGAATCATAATCCCCGCAGCAATATTGCTCAGGGTATCTTTTAATGCCAGACCAATCGCTAACCCGGCAGCACCGACTAAGGCAACCAAACTGGTGGTATTGACACCAAACAGGTCGAGAATAATGACCAGAGCGAGAATATAGACAATATAACCACCGACTTTAGACATCAGAGAAGCGACAATCTCATCACCATTGCTCACTTTCATGATGGCTTTCTGAATACCGGCACGCAGCAGTTTTGATGCGATAGAAGCAATCACTAAAATAAGCAGGGTTAAAATTGAGTTCTGGATGATATCCAGAATCAACGCCTGATGTGTCTCGTAAAAGCTGACGAGTAACTCCATTTTTATCTCCGTAACGGGTTATGGATGTTGTAAAACAGTGCCCGGTGATATCCGTCGGGCACCAGCATTTGACAGCGCTAACCCACGCTGCCCTGAATCAGGTAAATGTTATAACTTAAATAACACAGAACGAACACTCCCCCTTCCAGGCGGGAAATGGTTTTCGCTTTGCCAAGTTTGACTGCGGTCAGCAACAACAAAGCTGTAAAGAACAAGACCGATGACCAGTCGCGCCAGAAAATTTCCGCGCCAACATCAGAAATGGGTTCAATGACACCGGCAATACCGACGACCGCCAACGAATTAAACATGTTCGAACCGACAACGTTACCTACGGCCAGATCATGCTCACCTTTGCGGGCGGCGGCTAATGAGGCGGCCAGTTCAGGTAAGGAAGTACCCAGCGCGACAATGGTCAAACCGATTGTCAGCTCACTGACACCCAGTTCCTGTGCAATATTGACCGCACCCCATACTAAGATACGTGAACTGGCGACCAACAGTACCAAACCGGTAACGAGCCAAAAAATAGCGCGGGACAAGGTCATAGATTGCGGCATCACCTGTTGTTCCACTTCAGCCGGTAGCTGGCTTTTTCGCGAGCGCAAAGCACTCAATAGTGACCAGCCGACAATGCTGACGAACGCCGCTAAGAGTAACCAGGCCTCAATAGAACTGATATCGTGATCCCACAGCATCACCCCCAATACCAGAGTGATCAGCAGCAGAATTGGTAACTCTTTCCGAATAATGGTCGAGTGCACAGCTAACGGCGCTATCATCGCCGTCAAACCAAGGATAAGACTGATGTTGATGATATTGGAGCCGAGTGCATTACCCAAAGCCAACGAGGGATTGCCATCCAGTGCGGCCATCGCGGATACCACCATCTCAGGTGCTGAAGTACCAAAACCTATCACCAGCATACCAACCACCAATGGCGGTGTACCGGCATAACGCGCACTGACTGCAGCACCTTCGATAAATCGGTCTGCACTCCACATCAGGAGAATGAATCCGGCAACAATTGCCAGTATCGAAAACAACATAGTTTCAGTCCTACTATCTATACATGCTTAAAAACGGGGAAATAAGAAGGATGTATGAGTCAGTATCAAACTATGGCGTTGTTCTAATAAGTATACCAAATTATCACTTTCAATTGTGACAACAATTTGGGCTCACCATGCTTATTTTTGCAGTCGGTATAAAATTTGTGGTCGGCATAAAATTCAGCCCAGCCGAACATTCGGATGAGCTGACTGATAAATCAGATTAGATAGACGCTAGAGCTTCTGATTGAACTGGCTGACCGCATCCACAACTCGCTGTGAACCACGCTGAATATCTTCCATCACCTGTCCGGCCTCTGTCGACAGCTCCAGCGTTTCGGCGGCCTGGGACTGACAGGCAGCAATCAGTTCCACCGCATTACGGGTTCGTTTCAGGTTTTCGGTGACGACAGTACTGATTTCTTCCGTGGTACTGTTGGTACGTGATGCCAACTGTCTGACCTCATCAGCAACCACCGCAAAACCACGGCCCTGTTCACCGGCACGCGCTGCTTCAATAGCTGCATTGAGCGCCAGTAGATTAGTCTGGTCAGCGATACCACTGATACTGGCAACTAGATCATCAATACGTTTAGACTGCTCATTAAGTGCTTCAATGCCCGCGCTGGCCTGTTTCATCTGTGCGACCAGCGCGTCCATTTTTGCAATAGTCGTACTGACAACCTGTTGCCCTTGCGCAGTCTGTTGGCCGGTAATTTCCGACACATCAAAAGCGATTTTTGCCGCTTGCGACACCGCAATTTCCTGATTAACCAGCTCGGTGATCACGGTCGCGAATTTCACCACTTTATACAGCTCACCTTCCGAGTTATGAATCGGGTTATACGAAGCCTCAAGCCAAACGTCCTGGCCGTGACTGTCTATACGTTTAAAGCGGTCAGAGACAAATTGACCCGTTGCCAGTTTACGCCAGAACTCTTTGTATGCGGGTGAATTTACCTCAGCTGAATCACAGAAAATACGGTGATGTTTACCCGCGATCTGCTCATTATTGCGATAGCCCATGGTACGCAAAAAGTTCTCATTGGCGCGCAAAATAGTCCCGTCAAGCGAAAACTCAATCACCGCGGTGGAACGGTTGAGCGCCTTAAGCATATCCTCATGCTCTCGGGACGTTTTGATGGTCCGTGTCAGCTCAGAACCATAGAGAATAAAGCTTTCCAACTTACCTTTACTGTTCAGGTTCGGCTGCAGAATGACGCGTATCCAGGCGTCATCACCGTTATTTTTTTCGATCTGTAGAGCGCCATTCCAGTGCTCTTTAGTCTCAATAGCCGCTTTCATACGATTAAAATGCTGGGTGGTTCGGGCTTTCTTGGGTACAAGCTCTACCAGAGGCTTGCCCACCAGCTTTTCAGCCGCCAGACCCAATTCCGTTTGCAGACGGTGATTGACGGAAGTCACGACTCCATTAGCATCCAGACTGATTCGCATCATATCTTCGTCAAGACTGTCACGTACCTGCTCTAAAGAATAAAGTGCTTCACGAAGCCGCTGATTTTCCAGCTGTAATGACTTATTGAAAAACATAGTGACCCTTTTAAAACGCCGAAAGTATAAAAACAATTCTAGACCATTACCGTTCACAGAGCGGGTTCTGACCTGAATGATGAAAAATGCTTCTGATTGAACAGTGTAATAGGTAAGCCTCAAAACATGCCAGATTTTTGTTTCTGTTGATAATTTTATGGCAGACCAACGGCAATTTGACGCTTGATACACGTCCATCATGTACCCAGATAAACCAGAGTGTATCGCCGTTGATACATTCACAAAACTGAATACCACACAACAAGAATGAAATGGTCACCGACCATCCAACAACCAATAATAACAATTCAACAACAAGAAGAAATAATGATTCATTGACAAAACCCGTTCGCAATCAGTGAACACGGCACCGCCACTGATCGCAAGTGACGAACGATGTCAGTGCATAGTTATTTATCAAACCGATAACTATCTCTTACCTCGCAACTATAAGGAAATTGCTATGCTTAATGGTCTGCCAGCCGTGATGCTTTGTGTTGTTTCAGTCTCTGCATTTGCTCAAACGGATGTGATTCTACTTGGAACCGGTACGCCGGTTCCTGATCCGGAGCGTAGTGGGGCTTCAACTGCCATTGTCGTTGATAATGAAGCGTACATATTTGATGCCGGCGGCGGCATGGTGCAACGTGCCCTACAAGCTGCGCAGCGATACCAACTGGAGGCGCTTTATCCGACCAATATTCGTCATCTGTTTTTAACCCACTTGCACAGTGACCATATCCTTGATGTCCCTGAATTAGCTGCGACCTACTGGTGGCGGCGCGAGCATCAACTGGAAATTTACGGTCCGGTGGGCACCCAAAAGTTCATGAATGGTTACTATGATATGTTATCGGTGGATACTGATTTACGTAATTCGGGTAAACAGCCAGTGAAAAACCCAACCTACTATCAGGCCAAAGTCACCGAGTACAGTCAGGGTCAGGTAGTGTTTGACGATGGTAAAGTCACGGTCGAAGCCTTCAACGTTCCGCACGGCGCGATCACCCCTGCCTTTGGTTATAAAGTCACCACACCAGACAAAGTGGTAGTGATCAGCGGCGACACCGCCTATACCGACATCATGGCCGAAAAAGCTAGCGGAGCTGATATACTGGTGCATGAAGTCATCAGTGAGCAGGGGCTTTCCCAACTGACTCCGTTCTGGCAAAGCTATCATTCTAGTAGCCACACCACCACATCCAAACTGGCACAAATTGCCCGTAAGGCCAAGCCCGGCAGCCTGGTTTTAACCCATATCTTGCACTACACTGCACCGATTGAAAGCGTGAAGACCGAAATAGAGAGCCAGTATGGCGGTACTGTGGTACTGGGGAATGACCTAGACCGTTTCTGATCAGGCCTTTCCATCCTCGGCAACTCACCGCAAGTAACAAAAAGCCACCGTGATATAAGGTGGCTTGTTAGACTATGGACTGGTTTAACCTAGTTTTGTCGACAACGCCGATACGTAATGAATGGCATCGACCAGCTCTTGTGCACTGATGGTGCGCGGCATATTGCCCATATCTGAGGTATTGACCGACGCAGTGGCAATATCAAACAGTTCCGTCTCCGTCAGTTCGGCAATGTCAGCCAGGGTGACCGGAATACCACAGCGTTTTGCTAAATCAATTTCTGCCAGGATTTCAGCGTCTGTTCGACCTTCCAGCACTTGCAGTACCAGGTTGCCAAAACCGACCAGCAAACCGTGACCAAAATCGCGGGTTTTCGGATTGGTGGTAAAACCGTCAAACAGTGCATGCGATGCCGCAACGTGATCACCCACGCCCATAATTGAGGTAAACCCGGCAAACAGCAAGATAGCATCGGCAGCACCTTCGAGTGCGTCGCTTGCCTGTTGCTTCACATTATCCTGCATCGCCTGCTCACCGTAATCACGGATCAGGTCGTAACACAAACGGCCATTCGAATATGCGGAATAGTTAAAGCTGCATTTAGGCAGGTTATCGGCAATCGCACGGAACTCGTACAGTTTTGCCAGCGTGTCACCCAGACCCGCCGACAGCCAGCGCGGTGGTGCATGAGCAAGGATATCGGCATCAATAACCAGAGCCAGCGGTGCTTTAGCCAGCTGCTTCATGCCCATATAGTGGCCTGACTCATCGTACATCACCGTCACGGTTGAAGATGCAGCACACGTGGCAGCAATGGTCGGAATAGTTACAACCGGCAGTTGCAGGTCATCGGCAACCCATTTGCCCATATCAATCGCTTTACCGCCGCCGATAGCAAAGATCACATCCGCACCGGCACGCTTTGCCTGCTCGCTTAGGCGCTTCATATTCACTTCCGTCACTTCGCCGCCGTACCAGCTGTCGGTTAGTTCACGGCTGCCCTTTACGCGTTGCAGTGTTGGTAATGTCACTGACAGCGCGGTCTTGCCTGCTACAATAAACACACGTTGCAGCGAATCACTCAACGATGAAAAGACGTTATCCAGACAATGACTGCCTTTCAGAATTTGGTGCGGAAGTGAAACGGTTTGAGTTTGCACGGTAATAATCCCTGTATCCTTTATATCTGGCGCCAATCTACAGAGTAGGCCCGGTGATGAGTATCGAATTCTTTGCAACTGAGCCATGAATTAAATTCATCGCTCAGGCTTGTCATCATTATGGACCAACCGGACCAGTTCTTCATTATTCAACCGAATGGGTAATGAATATCGAATCAGTTAAGCCAGATATTTACCCATTTCGTCCGCAGGCACCATTCCGCCGCCGGTTGCCCAGATAACATGCGTGCAATCTGCCAGGCGGTCCATATCAACATCGAGCGATCGCAAATAGTCCTTGTGCTGGCTGACCACGACCGGGCCATACACCGCCGCCGCCGCCGCAGAAGGTTCAACCCGTATATGCTCGCTGCTGTCCAAGGCTTTCAGCCACCGCAGCATGTGTTCATCACTGATGGTGTAGTAGCCGTCAATCAAACGCTGCATGGCTCGGCCGACAAAACCGGACGGACGCCCGACCGCCAGACCATCGGCGGCGGTTTTATTATCAACCCCAATATCTTGCACACAGATCTCGTCATGCAGGCCGGTGTGTACGCCGAGCAGCATCGCAGGCGAATGGGTCGGCTCGACGAAAATGCAGTGCACATGATCGCCAAACGCCAGCTTGAGGCCAAACCCCACCCCACCCGACCCGCCACCGACACCACATGGCAGGTAGACAAACAGTGGATGCTCAGCATCGACCACGATGCCTTGCTCATCAAACTGAGCTTTTAGACGTTCTCCCGCAACCGCATAACCGAGAAACAGCGTTTTGGAGTTTTCGTCATCAATAAAGAAGCAATCTGGATCACTTTCTGCTGCTGCACGTCCCTGCGCCACCGCCACTCCGTAATCCTGCTCATACTCAACGACTGTCACACCATGTGCCCGCAGCTTACGCTTTTTCCACTCGCGTGCATCTGCCGACATATGAACGGTGACATCAAATCCGAGTTTTGCACTCATGATCCCAATCGACAGACCGAGGTTGCCGGTTGAACCGACTGCGATGCGGTGGCGGGCAAACAGCGCCCGGCACTCCTCACTGAGTAACTTGCTGTAATCGTCACTGAGCTTGAGTAACCCGGCTTGCAGAGCCAATTTTTCCGCATGGGTCAGCACTTGATAAATGCCACCGCGCGCTTTAATCGAGCCCGAGATCGGCAGATGGCTGTCCTGTTTGAGATACACCGTGCCGATGGCTGCCAGACCGGACTCCGCAATCAACCGTTGTTGCAGTTGGCTGACCGGCGTCAGAGGCGATTCAATAATACCCTGGCTGGCGCGGGTGTCAGGAAACGCCTGCATCAGATAAGGGGCGAAGCGACTCAGACGGTCACTGGCGGCTTTCACATCATTGGCATCCAGACCCACATCAGGCAGGGCCGTTTTTAGGTCAGTCACCGCGGGGTTGAACCAGCAGGTTTCCTGTAACTGAATCAACTGCTGTACCAAGGGATAACGACTGACTAACTGTTCAATCTCGGACTGATTCAATTGCTTTCCTTGTGATCTCAGACGCTCAGGTCACGGCCAACGTGCACCTGAGCGCGGTATAGTAGAGTAAAAGCCACCTGGTCCTAGTGACGATAATGCCAGAGTAAGCGCTACAATGTCAGACAGCAACGGGCGACCACAGTTGCGCGCTCAGCGAAGGTATCGATAAAGCACGTTTCGCGTTCAGTATGCGCATAAGCGCCAACCGGACCGGTGGCACAAAGCGTCGGAATACCCATTGCCGATGTCCAGCCGGCATCTGAGCAGCCGCCGGTGAACTCTCCGTCCACCGAGAGGCCAATCTTCGCCGCTTGCTGCTTATACAGAGCCAGCAGAGGATTGAGAAATATTGAATTACAAGTTTTAGCGGGCAGAACACTCCCCAAAGCGGTGCAATCTGTGCCCGAATTTTTAATTAACCAGCTAGAACCAAACCGGTGAAAAATTATTTTAATATGATGGCTATTTAAAAATAAATTCATACAACCACAAGAAAAAATTTATTTACACCGTCATAAACCAGTAATGATAAACGTTACTATTTATCTTTGAATCGACCATTAACACCACTGTGTTTAATAAAATTATATCAACGCAAAAAGCCTCGCTCAGCGAGGCCTTAAATAATCATGTCAACTTTAGCTACGGTGTAATGTTAACCGTTACGGTAGATGTAGCTGTAAGCGTTGATAGCCGGTACACCGCCCAGGTGGGCATACAGAACTTTAGATCCTTTCGGGAAAAAGCCTTTACGGGTCAGATCAATCAGGCCCTGCATCGATTTACCCTCATAAACCGGATCCGTCATCATCCCTTCCGTGCGGGCTGCGATACGGATGGCTTCATTGGTCTCTTCAGATGGCACACCGTACTCCGGATAAGCGTAATCATCAATGATGACAATGTCTTCTTCGGTGATTGGTGTCGACAGTTCAACTAAATCAGCCGTATTCTGAGCGATACGCAGGACCTGAGCATGGTTTTGTTGCGGCGTTGCCGACGCATCAATACCAATCACATTACGCGCACGGCCGTCAGCAGCAAAGCCCACCACCATACCTGCCATCGTTGAACCAGTAACAGTACACACGACGACGTAATCGAACTTGATGCCCATCTCTTGTTCCTGCTGACGGACTTCTTCAGCAAACTGAACATAACCCAGGCCCCCGTATTTATGTTCCGAGGCACCAGCAGGAATCGGATAAGGCTTACCCCCTTTCGCTTCCACATCCGCCAGCGCATTTTTCCAGCTTTCGCGAATGCCGATGTCAAAGCCATCATTGACCAGTTCAACCTCGGCACCCATCACCCGGCTCATGAGAATATTTCCGACCCGATCGTACACTGCATCCTGAAACGGTACCCAGCTTTCCTGTACCAGACGGCACTTCATGCCAATTTTCGCGGCGGTTGCTGCCACTAAGCGGGTATGGTTAGACTGCACACCACCAATGGTAACAAGGGTATCCGCCCCTGACGCAATCGCATCCGGTACAATGTACTCCAGTTTACGAATTTTGTTACCACCAAACGCCAGGCCACAGTTACAGTCTTCGCGCTTGGCATAAATGTCGACATCGCCACCGAGAAACTCAGACAAACGGCTCAGCTTTTCAATTGGGGTTGGACCAAAAGTGAGCGGGTAACGTTCAAACTTTTCCAGATTCATGGGCAATCTCCTTATTGTCGCCTGATTCCGATTTCATCAGCAGACATTGTCTGCCGTCTATGGATACAGACTACCCAAACCCACGAGAAATGTGCTTTCTAATTTCGAATTATTTTTAATCAATTATTTCCATAAATACCCATTAGTGTTTAAATAAAAATCATATGTATCGATATTATGGAAGGTTCTTTCATGAACATTTCGTTAGATAAGACCGATCGCAAACTACTGCAACTGTTGCAGCAGGACGGACGCAAGAGCAATGCTGAACTGGCTGAGATGGCCAACATCAGTCCCGCGACCTGTCACCGCCGGGTCGATCGGCTATTTAAACAAGGCGTGGTAAAATCAGTGCGCGCGGAATTAAATCCGGCCGATATAGACCTGGGGGCACTGGTTATCGTCGGCGTGGTGCTGGACCGCTCTACCCCGGAAAGCTTTGCTGAATTTGAAGCCGCGATTGTGAAACTCAAAATGATCATTGACTGCCAGTTGGTCGCCGGTGAGTTTGATTATTTTCTCAAAATCCGCGTAAAGGACATGGCCAGCTTCAATCAACTGCACGCCAATCATTTATTGGCTCTGCCCGGCGTACGTCAAATCCGCACCTTTTTTGTGATGAAGGAAGTCAAAGAGAATGCACCACTGGCGTTTTGAGCCAGACGAGATAGAGGCTGGATTCAGGAACGTGGTGAGTTACCCACCGCAGTATCCGGCTCTATAGAACCCAAACGTGCCAAACGTGATGATTTGTGCCGCTCCTGATGCAGGATGCGCTGCGCACAACGCTCAATGCGCAATAGTTCATAATCCAGTCCGTTATAGTGCTGGGTTTCAAAATGGACGATGACCCGGCGCATACTGCGGATCAACTTGGTATCGTCACTGTCGATGGTTTGATAAGGGTCGAGGCTGAGACGTACCCGGACCCGCAGCTGATTCAATTCTCGCACATCCTGGGCAAAGACTTTCTCAGCCAGCAAGCGGTCTAAATCTTTAACGCTGTAGTAATGCTTCATCGCTAATGCACTGAAAGCAGAGACATCTTGCTTGAGTTGCGCCTGCCACGCCATTCGGTGCCGTGCATAACTGTGCGCCAGGCGATCTCGCCGCCCATGCTGACCGACTTGATAAACCACCCAAACTGTCAGCAACAGTACCAGCAGCCCTGCCACCAGCAAGAATCCATGTGATGCAAGAGTTTGCGCGTCCAATGCCGCCTCCATCCCCGGTCCAGATCCGGATAACCTCTTTGTGAATCTATGCTCAAAAGTGTAGTCGATAGCGCTTGAGATGCTGCGACCAAAAAATACTCCGATAGTCAGACAGTTTTGCGACGCGCATAAAAAAACCACCGCATAACGCGGTGGTTCAGGTAATTCTTTGGCTTGATCGAATTAAACCGTCGTTAACCCATCAGGCCTTGTTTCGCCAGATACTCATCGTAAGTACCGTGGAAATCGTTCACACCTTCTTTGGTGATCTCGATGATGCGCGTTGCAATCGATGATACGAACTGACGGTCATGGGAAACAAACAGCAGTGTGCCTTTGTAGTTTTCCAGAGCCAGGTTCAATGCTTCAATCGATTCCATATCCATGTGGTTGGTTGGTTCGTCCATCAGCAGGATGTTTGGCTTTTGCATAATCAGCTTACCAAACAGCATGCGACCCTGTTCACCACCAGAAATCACTTTTACCGATTTCTTGATATCATTTTGTGAGAACAGCATACGACCCAGAATACCGCGCACGGTCTGCTCATCATCGCCCTCTTTCTTCCACTGACCCATCCAGTCCAGCAGTGACATATCTTCACTAAAGTCGTGAGCGTGGTCCTGCGCGTAGAAGCCGATGTTGTTGTTTTCAGACCACTTGATCATACCCGCCATCGGTTCCATCGCACCAGCCAGGGTGTTCAGCAGGGTTGATTTACCAATACCGTTTTCACCGATGATGGCGATACGCTCACCCACTTCAACCATCAGATTCACACCGTTAAACAGAATGTTCTCTTCGTAACCCTGTTTCAGACCTTCTACTTCCAGTGCGTTACGGAACAGCTCTTTTTCCTGCTCAAAACGAATGAACGGCGACTGACGGCTGGACGGCTTTACTTCATCAAGCTGGATTTTATCCAGTTGCTTCTGACGTGATGTCGCCTGCTTCGCTTTTGATGCATTAGCCGAGAAGCGGCTTACGAAGGTTTGCAGCTCAGCAATCTGTGCTTTCTTCTTCGCGTTATCAGCATGCAGACGCTCACGGGCTTGTTCTGCCGCAATCATGTACTGATCGTAGTTACCGTGGAACAGACGCAGTTCACCATAATCCAGATCCGCCATATGCGTACATACGGTGTTGAGGAAGTGACGGTCGTGCGAGATGATGATCATGGTACAGTTACGCGCCAGCAGAGTTTGTTCCAGCCAGGCGATGGTGTGCATGTCCAGGTTGTTGGTTGGTTCGTCAAGCAGCAGGATCTCTGGCTGCGCAAACAAAACCTGTGCCAACAGCACTCGCAGTTTCAGGCCAGGAGCCACTTCACTCATCAGACCGAAGTGTTGCTCTTCCGGGATACCCAGGCCAAGCAGCAATTCACCGGCACGCGCTTCAGCCGAGTAACCGTCCATTTCAGCGAATTCAGTTTCAAGATCGCCCACACGCATTCCGTCTTCATCGGTCATTTCCGGCAAAGCGTAAATACGATCGCGCTCTTCTTTTACCTTCCACAGCTCTTTGTGACCCATGATCACTGTATCGATGACAGTGAATGCTTCGAAGGCAAACTGATCCTGACCAAGTTTGGCCATACGTTCATTCGGATCCTTTGCAACCGAACCAGAAGACGGCTCCAGTTCACCGCCAAGGATTTTCATAAACGTGGATTTACCACAACCGTTCGCACCGATCAGGCCGTAACGGTTACCATTACCAAATTTAATCGAGATATTTTCAAATAATGGCTTATCGCCAAATTGCATG from Vibrio ostreae encodes the following:
- a CDS encoding mechanosensitive ion channel family protein, with the protein product MELLVSFYETHQALILDIIQNSILTLLILVIASIASKLLRAGIQKAIMKVSNGDEIVASLMSKVGGYIVYILALVIILDLFGVNTTSLVALVGAAGLAIGLALKDTLSNIAAGIMILFLKPIKKGEFVEFAGYSGTVKDIGLFTSVFETGDGLYISSPNRTVWNATIRNFSRNGRRRMEIVVGISYEDSIETGLKVLQDLALSHEAVMLDPKPQVMVQMLADSSVNLQLRAWCTTDKYWETYWSIQRQVKGKIEEAGMTIPFPQRELHITMTQPQAQELLGQNKA
- a CDS encoding calcium/sodium antiporter, giving the protein MLFSILAIVAGFILLMWSADRFIEGAAVSARYAGTPPLVVGMLVIGFGTSAPEMVVSAMAALDGNPSLALGNALGSNIINISLILGLTAMIAPLAVHSTIIRKELPILLLITLVLGVMLWDHDISSIEAWLLLAAFVSIVGWSLLSALRSRKSQLPAEVEQQVMPQSMTLSRAIFWLVTGLVLLVASSRILVWGAVNIAQELGVSELTIGLTIVALGTSLPELAASLAAARKGEHDLAVGNVVGSNMFNSLAVVGIAGVIEPISDVGAEIFWRDWSSVLFFTALLLLTAVKLGKAKTISRLEGGVFVLCYLSYNIYLIQGSVG
- a CDS encoding methyl-accepting chemotaxis protein, producing MFFNKSLQLENQRLREALYSLEQVRDSLDEDMMRISLDANGVVTSVNHRLQTELGLAAEKLVGKPLVELVPKKARTTQHFNRMKAAIETKEHWNGALQIEKNNGDDAWIRVILQPNLNSKGKLESFILYGSELTRTIKTSREHEDMLKALNRSTAVIEFSLDGTILRANENFLRTMGYRNNEQIAGKHHRIFCDSAEVNSPAYKEFWRKLATGQFVSDRFKRIDSHGQDVWLEASYNPIHNSEGELYKVVKFATVITELVNQEIAVSQAAKIAFDVSEITGQQTAQGQQVVSTTIAKMDALVAQMKQASAGIEALNEQSKRIDDLVASISGIADQTNLLALNAAIEAARAGEQGRGFAVVADEVRQLASRTNSTTEEISTVVTENLKRTRNAVELIAACQSQAAETLELSTEAGQVMEDIQRGSQRVVDAVSQFNQKL
- a CDS encoding MBL fold metallo-hydrolase, which codes for MLNGLPAVMLCVVSVSAFAQTDVILLGTGTPVPDPERSGASTAIVVDNEAYIFDAGGGMVQRALQAAQRYQLEALYPTNIRHLFLTHLHSDHILDVPELAATYWWRREHQLEIYGPVGTQKFMNGYYDMLSVDTDLRNSGKQPVKNPTYYQAKVTEYSQGQVVFDDGKVTVEAFNVPHGAITPAFGYKVTTPDKVVVISGDTAYTDIMAEKASGADILVHEVISEQGLSQLTPFWQSYHSSSHTTTSKLAQIARKAKPGSLVLTHILHYTAPIESVKTEIESQYGGTVVLGNDLDRF
- a CDS encoding iron-containing alcohol dehydrogenase family protein, with the protein product MQTQTVSLPHQILKGSHCLDNVFSSLSDSLQRVFIVAGKTALSVTLPTLQRVKGSRELTDSWYGGEVTEVNMKRLSEQAKRAGADVIFAIGGGKAIDMGKWVADDLQLPVVTIPTIAATCAASSTVTVMYDESGHYMGMKQLAKAPLALVIDADILAHAPPRWLSAGLGDTLAKLYEFRAIADNLPKCSFNYSAYSNGRLCYDLIRDYGEQAMQDNVKQQASDALEGAADAILLFAGFTSIMGVGDHVAASHALFDGFTTNPKTRDFGHGLLVGFGNLVLQVLEGRTDAEILAEIDLAKRCGIPVTLADIAELTETELFDIATASVNTSDMGNMPRTISAQELVDAIHYVSALSTKLG
- a CDS encoding D-serine ammonia-lyase; translation: MNQSEIEQLVSRYPLVQQLIQLQETCWFNPAVTDLKTALPDVGLDANDVKAASDRLSRFAPYLMQAFPDTRASQGIIESPLTPVSQLQQRLIAESGLAAIGTVYLKQDSHLPISGSIKARGGIYQVLTHAEKLALQAGLLKLSDDYSKLLSEECRALFARHRIAVGSTGNLGLSIGIMSAKLGFDVTVHMSADAREWKKRKLRAHGVTVVEYEQDYGVAVAQGRAAAESDPDCFFIDDENSKTLFLGYAVAGERLKAQFDEQGIVVDAEHPLFVYLPCGVGGGSGGVGFGLKLAFGDHVHCIFVEPTHSPAMLLGVHTGLHDEICVQDIGVDNKTAADGLAVGRPSGFVGRAMQRLIDGYYTISDEHMLRWLKALDSSEHIRVEPSAAAAAVYGPVVVSQHKDYLRSLDVDMDRLADCTHVIWATGGGMVPADEMGKYLA
- a CDS encoding M20/M25/M40 family metallo-hydrolase, producing MGSVLPAKTCNSIFLNPLLALYKQQAAKIGLSVDGEFTGGCSDAGWTSAMGIPTLCATGPVGAYAHTERETCFIDTFAERATVVARCCLTL
- a CDS encoding 1-aminocyclopropane-1-carboxylate deaminase, with protein sequence MNLEKFERYPLTFGPTPIEKLSRLSEFLGGDVDIYAKREDCNCGLAFGGNKIRKLEYIVPDAIASGADTLVTIGGVQSNHTRLVAATAAKIGMKCRLVQESWVPFQDAVYDRVGNILMSRVMGAEVELVNDGFDIGIRESWKNALADVEAKGGKPYPIPAGASEHKYGGLGYVQFAEEVRQQEQEMGIKFDYVVVCTVTGSTMAGMVVGFAADGRARNVIGIDASATPQQNHAQVLRIAQNTADLVELSTPITEEDIVIIDDYAYPEYGVPSEETNEAIRIAARTEGMMTDPVYEGKSMQGLIDLTRKGFFPKGSKVLYAHLGGVPAINAYSYIYRNG
- a CDS encoding Lrp/AsnC family transcriptional regulator encodes the protein MNISLDKTDRKLLQLLQQDGRKSNAELAEMANISPATCHRRVDRLFKQGVVKSVRAELNPADIDLGALVIVGVVLDRSTPESFAEFEAAIVKLKMIIDCQLVAGEFDYFLKIRVKDMASFNQLHANHLLALPGVRQIRTFFVMKEVKENAPLAF